The Rufibacter sp. DG15C region CTTCATTTGGCCAAAACAGGCCAAAAACGAAATGTTTTAATCTAGCACATTTAGCTGCACGTCAATATTCCCACGCGTCCCCACAGAATAAGGGCAGACCTCATGCGCCAGTTCTACCAATTCCTGGGCTTTATCTTTTTCTACGCCGTCAACTTTTACGTCTAGCTGCACCGCCAACCCATAACGCCCGTCGTCAAATTGGTCCAGGCCCACATGCGCAGTCACTGTAGATTTCTCATCCAGTCTTATGTGCTGCTTGCTGGCCATTAACTGCAGGGCGCTCTGGAAACAGGCCGCATAACCTGCCGCAAACAACTGCTCTGGGTTGGTGGCCCCTCCTTTGCCACCCAATCCCTCAGGAATCCGGATGGGCATGTCAATGATGCCGTCAGAAGATGTTACTTGGCCGCTTCGGCCGCCGGTAGCGGTTACTTCCGCTGTATACAATCTTTTCATAGTGTTAGGTTAAGGTAAGCCAATGTCTTATTTAAACTGCTTTGCGTCCGAAATGTTGAAAGAAAAACTTGGACCGCCCGTTTTTGGCCCCATTTGACAGAAACAGCCAAAAAACAGAAGGGCTGGCTTTCATACTACCCGGGCATTTCCTACTTTTGCCCCAGCAATACCTAGGCCGCGTAGTACAACGGATAGTATTGGAGTTTCCGAAGCTCTCGATTCAGGTTCGATTCCTGACGCGGCCACTACAATTGAAAATGCCTCTCAGCTGGATGTTGAGAGGCATTTTTGTTTGTTTAAATATTTGTTTAGTGCACCAATACCCTTTTTACAATTACTTCTGAGTTTGTGTTTACATGGAACAGGTAAAGGCCTTTTGCCAACCCGCTGACACTAAGGGTCTCTTTAAAACTACCTTTATAGCTTTTATAGTACTGAGTAAACATTTCTTTTCCCTGCGAATTAACTAGCTTGACAGTAACTGTATTTATACCTATGAAAGGCACAGTGACAGTTATTTGCTGAGAGGCTGGGTTTGGATAAACTTCTGTAGCCAAAGATAGGATGCTCTCTTTTACCCCCAGACAGGTACCCACATATATTTGCCGTGCAGCGCTTCCAAAACAATTATTGATAAGAGAATAGGTGATGGTATGATAGCCAGGCCCAGCCAATACAGCATTAAATACTCCATTCACCACTCCCTTGCCCGCATAAGTACCGCCGGCAGGAGCGCCCCCAGTAAGCACATAGTTGCTATTGCCGCTGCACACGGCTTTTGTGAAAGGAGATAATGTCACCTGGCTGGCTAAACTAGTGTTTATCGCTAGAGTAATTTCATCTGAATAGCCACACATATTGCCAGCCCTTACCGTGATAAGACCGGGCCCGTATCCAGTATCTACCTTTATACTATGAGTGCCCTGTCCGGCTACAATTACCCAGCCCATTGGAATAGTCCATTGATAGCTATTCACTGCTGGGTCATTGGGCACAGAATAACTGACCATTTGTGCGCCAACACATAAAAGATTAGGTCCAATGATCTGTCCCGGGGATGACGGAGATTTTATAACTTCAATAGTTCTTGTGTCTGAGATCGAGCAACCGTTTTGAGTGACTGTGTAAGTGAGTTCATGGGTACCAATCCCTGCAATTCCAGTATTAAATGCACCTCCTTCAGAAACTCCTCGTCCAGTCCATTTGCCACCTGTAGGGCTTTGACCAATTAAGGTGACAGGCTCATTTAAACAGTAAGTTCTGTCTTCTCCTGCATTTACTACTGGCTTAGGCACCACATTAACTGTTAATTTTAACCTTGAGCTTTCACACCCATTTACCAACTCAGAAACAAAGTATTCAATAGTTCCTACAGTAGATGTATTTACAGTTGGCATTTGAGCTAATGGTTCTCCACCAGACGCTGCTGTATACCATCTATATGTTCCCACCCCCACAGTGAATGAAGTGGGGGTTGACCCCAAACAGAAATTTTGAATAGACGCGAAGGAAGGCGCTGGTGGAATAGGTTTGATAGTAGCCGTCACAGGCACCCTTTCACTCTCTGATTGCCCTGAAATTATAGAGACATAATACGTGGTGGTGACTTCTAAGATTGGGGTTGTATAAGTAGAGCTAGTCGCAGCAGGGATTGGACTACCACCTGTAGCAGAAGCATACCACCGGAAGTTGCCTGATTCTGCTCCAGAGGCTAGCAAGGTTACTGCGCCAGGACCACAACTCTCTCCACCCTCTGTGGTGGGTTTTGTTTGCGCATTAACTAAAAAAGGAAGTAAGCAGAGAAGGAATAAGCAAACTCTAGTAATTGAGTGCATTATGGGATAAATAAAAAAGGCAGAACAGTTAAATACTAAATGTCAGAACCTATAGAAATAGATAGTTGCAAATGACACTCAATGAAGACTTAATATCAATAGAAAACTAAAGGTAAATGATTACATCCTAGAGTAAGTTTTTTTCCAAAAAACCTACAAGGCTTAACAAACAAAAATGCCACGCACCACCCAGAGTGGCATTTTTGTTTTACTATATAGAATTCTACGTGGTTTTCTTTTCATAATTTAGGATGTTCATAGTGAACTGCGCTATCCCTCCCCCGTTCTTGACTCTTTGTTTTTAGCCTGATTCCTGAGAAATAGGCCAAAAACGCTAACCTGCACCATGCTTTCAGGAATGAAAGCCACATCTCTAACTGAGGCGGTCAAAGCTTCTTTCCATTAAAAACAGAAACCCATTCCATACCTCCTAATCTAAGCCTATTCCCTACTTTTACCTATTTCTGTCATGACCGCTTCTATTAACGTTCCCTTGCGCGTGAAACATTTCAACGCCCAAATCAAGCACAAGGAAGGCAAACTCAGGTTCAATAGAGCCCTGGGCACCGACAAAGACGACCCTCGCAATTACACTTCTAACCTGCTAGAAGAAGCTTTGGCCCACCACGCTTTTCTGGAAATTGAGGAGAAGGACGCGCGCCTGTACCGCACCATTCCTACCGGTGAGAAACAATTGTTGGCAGATGCCCAGAGCTTTCTACACTTGTTGTTTTACCTGGGGCATGACCATGATCAAAAGATATTGGAGTCCAAGCTAGCCGAAAAACTAAGGATCAAAGAAGAGAAGGAACAAGCCAAAAAAGCAAAACAAAATGGCGCTCAACTGTCATTACTGGATTTTTCTTTGGAGCAGGAAGAAGAAGCCAGAAACATGCCGGCTCCTGGCAAGGCGGTAGGCTTTGAGATGGTGGAAGAAGACGGTGTTACCAAAATCAAGGGCACCAACTTCGTGATTTCTAAATTTTTGTAAATTTAGGGTAACTAAACCGCTTCGCTAAGATGAATGTAATCACCTTGCACCTGTCAGACACTGTAAAAATTGAGGTAGACAACTCGTTTTCGGGGGAGGAGACCGTCAAGTACAACGGCGAAGTAGTGTCTGAGAAAAAATCGCTGCTGGGAGAAAACCATATCTTCACCCGCGAAGAAAATGGGGAACAGGTACAATATGAGGTGCGCATTGGCATTAAAAACCTAGGCCGTATTAGCGTAGCCATCTACCGCAACAACAAAATAGTGCTGCTGAGCTAGACACAGCAGTAAAGCAAAAAGGTCATCGCTTCGTTTTTGGGCTGTTTTCACAGAAGTAGCCCAAAAACGAAGCGATGACCTTTTTTTATAAAACAATTAGGGTAAGCTATTCCTTTGGTATTTCCATGTAAAAGGTGGTGCCCCGGCCTTCCTGGCTTTCAAACCAGACCTTGCCTTGGTGCAGCTCCACAATCTTTTTGATGATGGACATGCCTAAGCCAACGGTTTTCTCGCCTTTCACACCTTCACGGCGCGAAGAGGTGAACTTGTCAAAAAGCCGCGCCTGTAAGTCATTGGGAATGCCAATGCCATCATCTGACACTGTAAACAAGGTGGTGGCTATCTTGTCTTCTACCTTCACTTGGATGGTGCCGTGGTCTTCAGTGAACTTGATGGCGTTGGAAATGAGGTTGTTGAAGGCTTGCATGAACTTCATGACGTCCAGGTACATGAACAACGGCTCTTCTGGTATCTCCATCACAAAGTTCTTAGAGATAAGGCCACCGCTCATCTCTTTGTAATTGTCAATCATGATCTGCACGCGGTGGCAAATGTCAACGCGCTCTTTGTGCAGCACAATCTGCGATGACTCCAGAAACTCATTGTCTACAAAATCCCTGATCATGTCAGAGCCTTTCTTGGCGTTCTCCTTGATGTAATGCACCAGGTTGAGCACCACAGACTCAGAATCCTTCAGTTCAGTTTCTAAGAGCTCAATCATGCCCTCAATGTTGTTGAAAGGCGCGGCCAGGTCATGGGACAGAATTTCTAGCGTAGAATTTTTCTTGGAGTTGAACTTGAGGATGTTGGCCTGGTATTCTTTGCGCTGGGTAATGTCCTCGGCGAAGCCCGTCACCAAGGATTCGTCCTTTTCTTCATACAATTGGCAGCATAGACAGATCCATTTCTCGTCTTGGGCAGGAATCTGCAACCTAAACTCAATGCCCTCCTGTTCCTTTACCTCCAAGAGCTTGGCATATTGGTCATAGAGGAAAGGTCGGTCTTCTTCATGCAGGTACCCTAGAATCTGGGCAGCGTCTGCCAGGGCAATCTCCTCAGAGATGCCAAACAGATGGGAGAATGCTTTGTTAAGGTATTTGAACCGGCCAGACTTGAGGTCATACACAAAATAGGCTTGTCCAAAGGTTTCGGCTACCCGCTCTACCAGCGGCGCATGCTGAAAGGTTACTTCACTTTCCATTTTTGCTAGTTTTATAGAGTGTCTCCAGCCCCAAGCGTGCATAGAGGTATCTAAGTATATGCGTATTACTATTTACAGGGAGTCCTCGTTGCGGTGTTGGATAATTATCTTTTAACAATCACCTTACTTCTTTATTTAGTACCTTTGGTTATATCCCCAACACTATGGCCCTAGAAAAAAATTCAAACACCATTCTGGACTTAGGAGAGATACTTGTCATTGATGATGATACGTCTAGCCTGTTCCTGATAAATGACTTACTCACCTCCATGGGCTTGGGGGATAAAGTCACCACTACCACCAATGTACCTGAGGCGCTAAGCCTGCTGCGCGAACGCTCTGGCACTGCCAAGTTTCCAGATCTGGTGTTACTAGATATTAGAATGCCAGAAAGTGACGGCTTTGATTTTCTGGAGGAACTGGAAGCCTTACCCTTGGCCTCGCCGGCTCCTAAAGTGGTCATCTTGAGCTATTACGGCAACCGCACCTACCAAAGCCGCGCCGAAGCGCTGGGCGTTTCTGCCTATCTTAGAAAGCCGCTGACCCGTGAGAAGGTTTTGGACATCATCAACCTCAACTAATTTCTTTTCTGCCGCTTTTCATGTAACCTGCTTCCTAGTGTAAACTCCTTATGGAAGCGTCTTGGGAGGTGTCTATTCTTTTCAAAAAGCCTTAACGGAGTGTCAATTCTATTAAGCCGCACATGATTGACGGGGGAATTCAATGCGTGGGGTTCTGCTTTATCGTTTTTGAGCTAATTTTTGGAAAACAGCCTAAAAACGATGGGTGTCTTTCTTCTATTAGTCAGGTCTACTCTTTAGCTGCATTCCTGCAAGGCCGCGTTCTCATCTAGTTTAAAGTATTTATCTACCAAGCGCTCCATCTGGTCTACTTTCAAAGGCTTGTTGAGGAACTCGCCTATTTTAAACTCCTGGGCCAGTTGTAAGTCTTTGGGATTGGTGGAGGTACTGAGCATGATCACCACCGGGCGTTTATCAGGGGGTAAGGGCATTTGCTCAAAGTTTCTGAGAAACTCAAAACCGTCCATCACGGGCATTTTCACGTCTAGCAGAATTAATTGCGGGCAGGGCTTGCCAGAGCCTTCCATACACCGCTCGGCTATAATCTCCAGGGCCTCCCTCCCGTTCATGGCTACCAATATCTCCTCTGAGCACTTTATCTTATTGATAACTGTCTTGGTGATAAAATTGGCCGAATGATCATCATCCACCACTAATACACACTTAATCCGCTCCATGGGCTCCAATTGGTACAACAACAGGTGTAAATGAGTTTTGTTCTAGGCTTGACCTCTTGTCTACCTGTCTTGTACTGCTAAACCAATACAACGTTGCCTCTGCCATTTCACAATTTTTGTTATGGCAGAGCAGGATTGCTGTAAATAAAGTACATCATTCCTTTTTGCACGACTGAAATGCCCTGTCACAGTATGTTCAGACCTAGCAACAGTTTGACAATCTTTTGATGAATGAAATTGAGGCCATTATTTATATCAAGCTGAAAATGTGTGGCTTTTAATCCTAGAATCATTGTCCATTAAACACCTTTAAGGAAGGTTCATTTGGTCTTTCACCCATTTGCAACTCCTAGTAAACGCAGCAAGGGCGCGTCCTTTCACAGGACGCGCCCTTGCTGCGTTTGACGCTTTCCTCGGGAGTGGTTAGATAGAGTCTGTCACCACCAGTAAGGCATAGATAATACCTGGTATCACAAACAATAAGGTAAGCAGCACACTCACCCAAAATCTGGTGTTCAGCTCGCCTTCATGCAAGAATACACCTAGCGGCGGGATCAAGATGGCGAAGATCACTTCAATAATATTGACAGCCTGACCAGCGCGCATCACCTCTTTCACCTCATTGGCCAAAAACGCTTTCTCGGCTTTGCTCATGCTGGCTACTCTGGCTTTAACCATCGCAACGGCCTCGGCCTCAGTTATGGTGCTGGCCGCGATTTCGGCTTTGGCGGGAACGGGAGCTGCTGCCTGGGTAGTGGCAAAATGCTTTTTCTCTGCCAGCACCGGACTAGCTTTGGCCGCAGAAGCCTCTAAGGCAGGAGCTGGCGTGGCAACGGCTACCTGAGCTGCTGGGGCGGTCTCTTCTACCATGGTGACCGTGGCCACTTTGGCTTCTGGCGCTGGCTTAGCTTCTGCTTTGTTGTAGGCTTCGGCTTTGGAAGGAGCAAAACGGTAGTACTCTGATGAACTACAGGAGAACAACAGTTGGCCCACTACTAGAACCCAAACAAAGTGGAGTAATTTTTTAATTTTCATAGTCATTAAAGTAAAAGTGTATGCAATAGCAGTATGAGTTTAAACCTCCCTCCTTTTTAAACAGGAGTACAATCCTTTTCTTAAGATTATTCTACTCTATTTTCCTGTTTTTGTTCAACCCAAGCACGTCTTATTCTTCTCAATTTGGATAGATTACCAGCATTTGTGTTCATCCTTTCAAATACTTGGCCAAAAGTACTTGTGACCGTAAGGAGAGCATGGAGAATAAATTGCTTTGATTGCCTACCTTTACTTTCCTCTGCAAGCCTACTATGTTTAGAAAAACCCTTTTCCAGAATTCCTTTATTACCATTGAGATGGATATAACCACAGACATTTTGTTTGTGAACTGGACGGGAGAACAGACAGAGGAAACCGTCAAAGAAGGTTGTTCTCAGATGCTGGATCAGGTACAGCTTAACAAAACCAGGAAGGTCTTTAATGACAACTCAGAGGTGGTGGGCAATTGGTCTGGCGCCGCCGAATGGGGTGCCAAAGTCTGGTTTCCGGCTATGTACGCGGCAGGCTGTCAGTTTTTTGCGTGGGTCTTGTCTAAGGAATTGTACAGCCAGCTCTCTACCCAAGAAACCCTTAAATACCAGATTGCCGGCATCATCATCCTTAATTTTGAAGAACGAGAACCAGCCCTTAACTGGCTAACCATCATGTAACCACTGTTTGTATTGGCAATAAAAAACGCTTTTCGTTTTTGCCCTGAATCTTAGAAATCAGGCTAAAAACGAAAGGCGTTTTGCAATTATCCTCTAGATGAGTTCTTCCAAGTTATTCCTTTAGTAGTTACCGTTCAGCTTTCAAAGGTAACGAAGGTTTTTCATGGCGGGCTGTTCTCAATGATAAAACCAGCTACCTGTTGGGCTTGCTTCGGACGGCGGCCAGAACCATGTCCCAATAGTCCAGAAAACCGGCCTCTAGGCGCACAATCATTTCGCAGCGAAGGTTTTCCTTGATTTCTTCAATGTCCTCTAGGGAGTAATAATCCATCTCGTCAAAGAAGATGCCGTATAAAAACTCCAATTCTGACGGTGACACTCCTTGTAGCAGAAAATAGACCAGCTCCTCTTTTGTAAATGTAGTTGTCCTCCTCATAGCGTACTTCTCCTGGTGAGCCTCTTTACGTACGGGTATTTCTGGCCAGTTACTTATACTATCCCCAGATTTTATTCACCATTCTGTGCTTGCTCAACAATAGAGGCGCCACCAATTGAGTTTATACTATAGAACAGGACGCGGTACTGGCATCTAACCCGTTAGAATGCCGTACCAAGCAGTAGGCAGCCTCTGGCGCTGTCTATCAATTCTGAATCTTAATTCCTACCTTACCAAAAACACTACCACTATGGCCAAAGGAAAATCACCTGTCAAGGACACCAGCAAAAAGACCCCCACCAAATCTTTAAAAGAGAAACGCGCCGAAAAACAACAGAAACGCGACTCTAAGAGAGACTAAGCAAGGGTTTACATTCATTCAGCAAAAAGGGAGCCGTTTTTGGCCTGATTTCCGGAAATCAGGCCAAAAACGGCTCCCTCTTGGTTAGCAAGTACTTGTTCGCCTACTCTTTTTGTTTCACATCTATCTGTTTCTTTCTGTTAAACCACCAGTACATGGGCACGCCTGTGAGCATGAGGCCCATGCCAATAGAGGCTTCTCTGGGCCTGATGAGAATGGTGTTCAGGAAGAGCGCCAGGCAGAAGAGAATCATGATGGCGGGCACTATGGGATAACCCCACACTTTGTACGGCCGGGGTGCGTCTGGCATCTTTCTTCTTAAAATGAACACGCCCAGCGTGGTGGCTCCGTAGTAAATGAACACCGCAAACACGATCATGTCAGTGAGTTGGTCAAAGGTCCCAGACAGTACCAACAAACAGGCCCAAATTCCTTGAAAGACCAAAGAGTTGGCCGGCACTTGCGATTTATTTAAGGAAGCGGCTTTCTTGAAGAAGAGTCCTTCGCGGGCCATGGCAAAGTACGTTCTACAGCTGGCCAGAATGGTGGCATTGGTACACCCCAAGGTGGTGACCAAGATGAGCAATGAAATAAAGAACGCGCCTTGGTCTCCCCAGAACACCCGTATGGCTTCTACCGCCGCTATTTTGTTGCCAGCCGCGTGCAAAGCCTCTAAGGCAGACACTGGCAGCAAGGACAGATACGTAGTGTTCACCAACAAATACACCGCAATCACCGTGAACACGCCAATGGCAATCCCTTTGGGAATGGTCTTTTGCGGCTCCTTGATTTCGCCGCCCACGTAGCCAATGGCCGCCCAGCCCTGGTACGCCCAAAACGCCGACAGCATTCCCGCAAACACCGCGCTAAAGGTGACCGGTGTGTTGTTGGTGGTCTCAAGAGAAAACGCCGAGGCGATGTTGGCTTCCTTGCTGGTCAACCCAAAGCCTACAATCATGCTAATGCCAATAAAAACCAGGACCAGAATGCCCGTGCTGATGCCCGCGCCAGCCTTTATGCCTTTGGTGTTCACCCAGGTAAGGACAATGATAAGGGCAATAGCAGTGAGCTTTACTCTCAGGTCTGCAAACGGAAAGAACACCCCGCCAATATTGACTTCTGCCAGAGAAGGTAATAACGCCGGCAGGTCGCCCATGCTGTGCAGGGACTGCGCAAAAACGTACGCCAACGAGGAGATGGCTGCCGTCTGGATGACCGTGAACAAAGACCAACCAAACAGGAACGCGAAGAATCGGTTGTAAATCTTCTTGTAGTAGGCGTATTCGCCGCCCGTATCTGCCAACAGCCCGGCCACCTCTGCGTTGCTTAAGGCCCCAAACAAGGTGATAATGCCCCCTAACACCCAGCAGATGAGAATCCAACCCGGCGAGTGCAGATCTGCGGCCATGGGCGCCACTTTCTTATACACGCCAGACCCAATGATATTCCCGATAACCACTACCACAACCAGGCGCAAACCCAGAGATCTGTTAAGGTGAGACGTTGTACTCATACATTGCGATTTTTATCTAGTAAGTAAAGGAATGTTTACCAGATTCACTACCCTTGCTCCTAGTCCTCCTGAAATGATTTATTTACAAAGGCTTTTCGCATAAGTATTCGGGTAGAAGATAAACCGTACTTGCCAAGTCGTTTTTGACTTGTTTGCTGGAAATCAGGCCAAAAACGACTTGTGGTTTAGCGTTTGGCAGGAGTCGTTTGCAAGAGCCTTAACAACACCCCGTTAGTCCACCCGA contains the following coding sequences:
- a CDS encoding organic hydroperoxide resistance protein, whose amino-acid sequence is MKRLYTAEVTATGGRSGQVTSSDGIIDMPIRIPEGLGGKGGATNPEQLFAAGYAACFQSALQLMASKQHIRLDEKSTVTAHVGLDQFDDGRYGLAVQLDVKVDGVEKDKAQELVELAHEVCPYSVGTRGNIDVQLNVLD
- a CDS encoding T9SS type A sorting domain-containing protein — encoded protein: MHSITRVCLFLLCLLPFLVNAQTKPTTEGGESCGPGAVTLLASGAESGNFRWYASATGGSPIPAATSSTYTTPILEVTTTYYVSIISGQSESERVPVTATIKPIPPAPSFASIQNFCLGSTPTSFTVGVGTYRWYTAASGGEPLAQMPTVNTSTVGTIEYFVSELVNGCESSRLKLTVNVVPKPVVNAGEDRTYCLNEPVTLIGQSPTGGKWTGRGVSEGGAFNTGIAGIGTHELTYTVTQNGCSISDTRTIEVIKSPSSPGQIIGPNLLCVGAQMVSYSVPNDPAVNSYQWTIPMGWVIVAGQGTHSIKVDTGYGPGLITVRAGNMCGYSDEITLAINTSLASQVTLSPFTKAVCSGNSNYVLTGGAPAGGTYAGKGVVNGVFNAVLAGPGYHTITYSLINNCFGSAARQIYVGTCLGVKESILSLATEVYPNPASQQITVTVPFIGINTVTVKLVNSQGKEMFTQYYKSYKGSFKETLSVSGLAKGLYLFHVNTNSEVIVKRVLVH
- a CDS encoding PAS domain-containing sensor histidine kinase, which encodes MESEVTFQHAPLVERVAETFGQAYFVYDLKSGRFKYLNKAFSHLFGISEEIALADAAQILGYLHEEDRPFLYDQYAKLLEVKEQEGIEFRLQIPAQDEKWICLCCQLYEEKDESLVTGFAEDITQRKEYQANILKFNSKKNSTLEILSHDLAAPFNNIEGMIELLETELKDSESVVLNLVHYIKENAKKGSDMIRDFVDNEFLESSQIVLHKERVDICHRVQIMIDNYKEMSGGLISKNFVMEIPEEPLFMYLDVMKFMQAFNNLISNAIKFTEDHGTIQVKVEDKIATTLFTVSDDGIGIPNDLQARLFDKFTSSRREGVKGEKTVGLGMSIIKKIVELHQGKVWFESQEGRGTTFYMEIPKE
- a CDS encoding response regulator — protein: MALEKNSNTILDLGEILVIDDDTSSLFLINDLLTSMGLGDKVTTTTNVPEALSLLRERSGTAKFPDLVLLDIRMPESDGFDFLEELEALPLASPAPKVVILSYYGNRTYQSRAEALGVSAYLRKPLTREKVLDIINLN
- a CDS encoding two-component system response regulator → MERIKCVLVVDDDHSANFITKTVINKIKCSEEILVAMNGREALEIIAERCMEGSGKPCPQLILLDVKMPVMDGFEFLRNFEQMPLPPDKRPVVIMLSTSTNPKDLQLAQEFKIGEFLNKPLKVDQMERLVDKYFKLDENAALQECS
- a CDS encoding YqaE/Pmp3 family membrane protein is translated as MKIKKLLHFVWVLVVGQLLFSCSSSEYYRFAPSKAEAYNKAEAKPAPEAKVATVTMVEETAPAAQVAVATPAPALEASAAKASPVLAEKKHFATTQAAAPVPAKAEIAASTITEAEAVAMVKARVASMSKAEKAFLANEVKEVMRAGQAVNIIEVIFAILIPPLGVFLHEGELNTRFWVSVLLTLLFVIPGIIYALLVVTDSI
- a CDS encoding APC family permease codes for the protein MSTTSHLNRSLGLRLVVVVVIGNIIGSGVYKKVAPMAADLHSPGWILICWVLGGIITLFGALSNAEVAGLLADTGGEYAYYKKIYNRFFAFLFGWSLFTVIQTAAISSLAYVFAQSLHSMGDLPALLPSLAEVNIGGVFFPFADLRVKLTAIALIIVLTWVNTKGIKAGAGISTGILVLVFIGISMIVGFGLTSKEANIASAFSLETTNNTPVTFSAVFAGMLSAFWAYQGWAAIGYVGGEIKEPQKTIPKGIAIGVFTVIAVYLLVNTTYLSLLPVSALEALHAAGNKIAAVEAIRVFWGDQGAFFISLLILVTTLGCTNATILASCRTYFAMAREGLFFKKAASLNKSQVPANSLVFQGIWACLLVLSGTFDQLTDMIVFAVFIYYGATTLGVFILRRKMPDAPRPYKVWGYPIVPAIMILFCLALFLNTILIRPREASIGMGLMLTGVPMYWWFNRKKQIDVKQKE